Below is a window of Camelina sativa cultivar DH55 chromosome 11, Cs, whole genome shotgun sequence DNA.
TTTAACTTTGTCTCATGGTTCTCTCTCTGCGATTTTGATATAGTTCCGAATTTTCCAATTTATAAAATACAACGCCTTTTGAATTCTAGTAGCAAAACGcaaattgaaaataagaaatagTTGCATTTGACATTCGTGATCACTGATCAGTAATAAGACGAAGAAATGTATATTGATGTTGTTCAGAACCAGTATTTTGGGaccaaaaacgaaaaaataataatcataaattacaaaaagaaccTCAAATCTCTCTTTCAAAAAGAATAATCAACCTGCTTGCTTAGTTTCGAAGACAATAATTATAAAGGGTCTAGCGATTGGGAACAAACACCATTTATTGGGACGGCCGGCACAGAGGTGCGAACCAaccgcagaaaaaaaaaaaacaaacaatgcaTTTGGACATATCACCACACCAACGTACAGTAGTAGCGATTCTGTTTTTCAGTTGGTGGTGTCGCGGCTGTAAAACTGATCAAGGGTTTTCGCGGGTATACGGTGAAGCAACTCACGGGGGAAGATCCGCAGGAGTGTCCATGCCAGGTCGAGTGACTGGAAGATATTTCGGGTATCATAAGCTCCCTGAGCCACAAACTTCCTCTCGAATTTGTCCAAGAACTCAAGATATAGCTGTTTGCATCAGACATGAAAAGTGTAAAAGAGGAATAAGAAAAGGAAAGCGTTTAGAATGTGtagtaaaaagaaaaggttagagagACCAGATCCTCGGACGAAAgagcttcttctccaaccaCGGCTTTCATGGCCTGGACGTCCTTTCCAATAGCGTAGTTGGCATAcaactaaaaacacaaaaagataaTAACACGTTAAGCTCAGGCTAAAAATTTGACAAGTAAGATTTACGTGTACTAAGCTTGTCTACGATGCTGGCAATAGTGTCGCACAAGAAATAAGGTCTTACTTGATTAGAAACATCAGAGTGGTCCCTGCGAGTCATACCCTCACCAATGGCACTCTACAATACAAAGTCAATTTACTTTATTAACAAATGATCACCTGGCTtcatctttaatttattttgaatctCCCANTTTTGGtaccaaaaacgaaaaaaaataaaaataatcataaattacaaaaagaaccTCAAATCTCTCTTTCAAAAAGAATAATCAACCTGCTTGCTTAGTTTCgaagacaataataataaagggtCTAGCGATTGGGAACAAACACCATTTATTGGGACGGACGACACAGAGGTGCGAACCAACCGCAgaagtaaaaacaaacaatgcATTTGGACATATCACCACACCAACGTACAGTAGTATATCACCACACCAACGTACAGTAGTAGCGATTCTGTTTTTCAGTTGGTAGTGTCGCGGCTGTAAAACTGATCAAGGGTTTTCGCGGGTATACGGTGAAGCAACTCACGGGGGAAGATCCGCAGGAGTGTCCATGCCAGGTCGAGTGACTGGAAGATATTTCGGGTATCATAAGCTCCCTGAGCCACAAACTTCCTCTCGAATTTGTCCAAGAACTCAAGATATAGCTGTTTTTG
It encodes the following:
- the LOC104720765 gene encoding V-type proton ATPase subunit B 2-like translates to MTRRDHSDVSNQLYANYAIGKDVQAMKAVVGEEALSSEDLLYLEFLDKFERKFVAQGAYDTRNIFQSLDLAWTLLRIFPRELLHRIPAKTLDQFYSRDTTN